The genomic stretch GACAGCAAGTTCTTCCACGTTCATGTCTTTCAATCAAGAAATATTACATTTGATTCCATTAGGATCAGTGCTCCTGGAGATAGCCCCAACACTGATGGCATCCACATCGCCGACTCGACCAATATCCAGGTTGCTAACTCGGTCATCGGCACTGGTgatgattgcatctccatcggctcgggctgcaccaatttgaccatctttaatGTGTTATGCGGTCCTGGCCATGGCATCAGCGTCGGTAGTCTCGGCAAAAATGCTGGTGAGAAAGATGTCATCGGGCTGAAAGTGATGCAATGCAATCTTACCGGTACAACAAATGGAATGAGGATCAAGACATGGCAATCTTCTTCATCTAGTTTGAAGGCCACTGATTTCCTCtttgaacacatcatcatgaacaatgTCTATAACCCTATCATCATAGATCAGAACTATTGCCCAAATGCTAATTGTCCCGGAAAGGTATACCTTATTGCTCCTACTACTACTAAATATATCATTAGAGTTCTTAAATGGACTCAATCTTGAAATTTGTGCATCATTCCTTTCTCTATGTAGGATCCTTCTTTGGTTAAGATCACGGATATCAAGTATAGAAATATCACGGGGACATTTGCCTCACCAGTA from Musa acuminata AAA Group cultivar baxijiao chromosome BXJ1-3, Cavendish_Baxijiao_AAA, whole genome shotgun sequence encodes the following:
- the LOC135638851 gene encoding exopolygalacturonase-like, whose translation is MAIGVYNVKDYGAIGDGQTDNTKAFEAAWSAACTVEGRTTIVIPEGAYLLGPTIFRGPCKGIMEVEDSMDKELLHGLITNAKRYSIANPYRRISAPGDSPNTDGIHIADSTNIQVANSVIGTGDDCISIGSGCTNLTIFNVLCGPGHGISVGSLGKNAGEKDVIGLKVMQCNLTGTTNGMRIKTWQSSSSSLKATDFLFEHIIMNNVYNPIIIDQNYCPNANCPGKDPSLVKITDIKYRNITGTFASPVAYKLVCSVAAPCEGVELSDISLEYNGKDKQAQNATSICVNVYGSSNGNVKPDPCI